In a single window of the Carassius carassius chromosome 26, fCarCar2.1, whole genome shotgun sequence genome:
- the trim35-14 gene encoding zinc-binding protein A33, with the protein MADALSFLEEDLTCLICCDVFTDPVTLKCSHSLCEKCLQRFWTTQDVPRCPVCRKECSHDEPTKSLAFRALCETFKKRKPSAVSGDVCPEHKEALKLFCFKDQQPICLVCYTSKKHENHKCSPVDEAAGNLKEDLKTQMDRLQVALADLRKAHESCVKQAELFKEHTKMDENQIKKEFEKLHQFLRDEEKKHIRSLHKEIKLLDENLKARMEELSTQISDMCENMAAVWQDMEEENITFLQNYNDTVKRLQHPSVPHTTPELQEYQHYPIQTVIFTTWARMQNLVEQPPVTLDPDTASSKLQVSEDRTSVEYLEIKMIKSDNPERLYVGVLASQGFSSGVHCWDVEVRDNDHWTLGVVGEMVDRKRLYKMDPKSRFWCFRYVNGTYKKGSKPVCDIDSNECPDIIRLQLDFDEGELRFIDPFRNRVLCTYTGGFPEKVFPYFCSGDLDTPLNVFPANRQTV; encoded by the exons ATGGCAGACGCTCTGTCCTTCCTGGAAGAGGACTTGACATGTCTCATCTGTTGTGATGTCTTCACCGATCCGGTCACTCTGAAATGTAGCCACAGTTTGTGTGAGAAATGTCTCCAGCGTTTCTGGACGACTCAGGACGTGCCGCGGTGTCCAGTCTGTCGGAAGGAATGCTCTCACGACGAACCCACCAAGAGCCTGGCGTTCAGAGCACTCTGTGAGACCTTCAAGAAGAGAAAACCCTCCGCTGTTTCAGGAGACGTTTGTCCAGAACATAAAGAGGCACTCAAACTCTTCTGCTTTAAGGACCAGCAGCCCATCTGTTTGGTCTGTTACACGTCAAAGAAGCATGAAAATCACAAGTGTTCTCCTGTCGACGAAGCCGCTGGGAATTTAAAG GAGGATCTCAAGACTCAAATGGACAGACTTCAGGTGGCACTCGCAGACCTCAGGAAAGCACATGAGAGCTGTGTGAAACAGGCTGAGCTCTTTAAG GAACACACTAAAATGGATGAAAACCAGATCAAGAAGGAATTTGAGAAGCTCCATCAGTTTCTTAGAGATGAGGAGAAGAAACACATCAGATCCTTGCATAAAGAAATTAAACTTCTAGATGAGAATCTCAAGGCCAGAATGGAGGAGTTGTCCACACAGATATCAGATATGTGTGAGAATATGGCAGCCGTCTGGCAGGACATGGAAGAAGAAAACATCACATTTCTCCAG AATTACAATGATACAGTAAAAAG ACTCCAACACCCATCAGTACCACACACAACCCCTGAACTACAGGAGTATCAACACTATCCCATTCAGACCGTGATCTTCACCACCTGGGCCAGAATGCAGAACCTTGTGGAACAGC CTCCTGTGACTCTGGATCCAGACACAGCCTCCAGTAAACTACAGGTGTCAGAGGATCGCACCAGTGTTGAGtatttagaaattaaaatgattaagtcTGATAACCCAGAGAGGCTGTATGTGGGAGTGCTGGCTTCACAGGGCTTCAGCTCAGGTGTGCACTGCTGGGACGTAGAGGTAAGAGACAATGACCACTGGACTCTGGGAGTAGTGGGGGAGATGGTGGACCGCAAAAGACTTTACAAAATGGACCCGAAGAGTCGTTTTTGGTGTTTTCGTTACGTGAATGGTACATACAAGAAAGGAAGTAAACCTGTCTGTGATATTGATAGCAATGAATGCCCAGATATCATCCGACTGCAGCTGGACTTTGATGAAGGAGAGCTGAGATTCATCGACCCTTTCAGAAACAGAGTTTTATGCACCTACACCGGTGGATTTCCAGAGAAGGTGTTCCCATATTTCTGTAGCGGAGATTTGGACACACCACTTAATGTTTTCCCGGCAAATAGACAAACAGTGTAA
- the tulp3 gene encoding tubby-related protein 3 isoform X1, translating to MSYYSRASSSSSFASSAMTSTLEDDSLNLRQQKLEKQRALLEQKQRRKRQEPLMVQPNSEGRPRRSRPRRSEEQAPLVETHLSTASDIILDGIDGPAALLGSEAPDLCSKIQVQSVSPPQQTSPPAADEPETDADTHTLLEPKTDIHTLLQRSGLSGSMNYDEASEEDDDEAEERSRSLSPNTESTRPASASSSKSTTECVPLGSPSAEGSSIEVDNLEEFVLRPAPRGVTVKCRISRDKKGMDRGLYPTYYMHLEREDGKKVFLLAGRKRKKSKTSNYLISVDATDLSREGESFIGKLRSNLMGTKFTVYDNGTNPTKTPGALLEETNTRQELAAICYETNVLGFKGPRKMTVIIPGMNMNFERVPVRPACEQESLLSKWQNHSLENLIELHNKAPVWNDDTQSYVLNFHGRVTQASVKNFQIVHDNDPDYIVMQFGRVAEDIFTLDFNYPMCALQAFAIGLSSFDSKLACE from the exons ATGAGTTACTACAGCAG AGCCTCCAGTTCTTCCAGCTTCGCGTCCAGCGCCATGACCAG TACACTGGAGGACGACAGTCTGAACCTCAGACAGCAGAAACTGGAGAAACAG AGGGCACTGCTGGAGCAGAAGCAGCGTCGAAAGCGTCAGGAACCGCTGATGGTCCAGCCGAACTCAGAGGGACGTCCCCGGCGCTCGCGTCCCCGCCGAAGTGAAGAACAAGCCCCGCTCGTGGAGACACACCTCAGCACTGCCAGCGACATCATCCTAGACG gcaTCGATGGCCCCGCGGCTCTGCTGGGTTCAGAAGCTCCAGATCTGTGCAGTAAGATCCAGGTTCAGTCGGTCAGTCCACCGCAGCAGACCTCGCCGCCCGCCGCAGacgagccagagacagacgccgacacacacacactgctggagcCCAAAACTGACATACACACACTGCTGCAGAGGAGCG GACTGTCTGGCAGCATGAACTACGACGAGGCCAGCGAGGAAGACGATGATGAAGCTGAAGAGCGAAGCCGATCGCTGTCGCCGAACACAGAGAGCACTCGTCCTGCGTCGGCCTCCAGCAGCAAATCCACCACG GAGTGTGTCCCGCTGGGTTCTCCGTCGGCTGAGGGCTCCTCCATTGAGGTGGATAATCTGGAGGAGTTTGTGCTCCGTCCGGCTCCGAGGGGGGTCACCGTCAAGTGCCGCATCTCACGGGACAAGAAGGGCATGGACCGCGGTCTCTATCCCACGTATTATATGCACCTGGAGAGAGAAGACGGCAAGAAG gtgttCTTACTGGCCGGACGCAAGAGGAAAAAGAGCAAAACATCCAACTATCTGATCTCTGTGGACGCCACAGATCTGTCCCGTGAGGGCGAGAGCTTCATAGGAAAACTGAG GTCTAATCTGATGGGAACCAAGTTTACGGTGTACGATAATGGCACGAATCCCACGAAAACCCCCGGAGCGCTGCTGGAGGAAACCAACACTCGGCAGGAGCTCGCTGCCATCTGTTAC gagaCCAATGTTCTGGGCTTCAAAGGGCCACGGAAGATGACCGTCATCATTCCTGGGATGAACATGAACTTCGAGCGTGTTCCGGTTCGTCCGgcgtgt gagCAGGAGTCTCTGCTGAGTAAATGGCAGAATCACTCGCTGGAGAATCTGATCGAGCTGCACAATAAAGCGCCGGTGTGGAATGACGACACACAGTCTTACGTGCTCAACTTCCACGGCAGAGTCACACAGGCCTCCGTCAAGAACTTCCAGATCGTCCACGATAACGACC CTGATTACATCGTGATGCAGTTTGGTCGTGTGGCGGAGGACATCTTCACTCTGGACTTTAACTACCCCATGTGTGCCCTGCAGGCCTTTGCTATCGGCCTGTCCAGCTTCGACAGCAAACTGGCCTGCGAGTGa
- the tulp3 gene encoding tubby-related protein 3 isoform X2 produces the protein MILASVRPLLHLSRALLEQKQRRKRQEPLMVQPNSEGRPRRSRPRRSEEQAPLVETHLSTASDIILDGIDGPAALLGSEAPDLCSKIQVQSVSPPQQTSPPAADEPETDADTHTLLEPKTDIHTLLQRSGLSGSMNYDEASEEDDDEAEERSRSLSPNTESTRPASASSSKSTTECVPLGSPSAEGSSIEVDNLEEFVLRPAPRGVTVKCRISRDKKGMDRGLYPTYYMHLEREDGKKVFLLAGRKRKKSKTSNYLISVDATDLSREGESFIGKLRSNLMGTKFTVYDNGTNPTKTPGALLEETNTRQELAAICYETNVLGFKGPRKMTVIIPGMNMNFERVPVRPACEQESLLSKWQNHSLENLIELHNKAPVWNDDTQSYVLNFHGRVTQASVKNFQIVHDNDPDYIVMQFGRVAEDIFTLDFNYPMCALQAFAIGLSSFDSKLACE, from the exons ATGATTCTAGCGAGTGTGCGTCCACTTCTTCATCTTTCT AGGGCACTGCTGGAGCAGAAGCAGCGTCGAAAGCGTCAGGAACCGCTGATGGTCCAGCCGAACTCAGAGGGACGTCCCCGGCGCTCGCGTCCCCGCCGAAGTGAAGAACAAGCCCCGCTCGTGGAGACACACCTCAGCACTGCCAGCGACATCATCCTAGACG gcaTCGATGGCCCCGCGGCTCTGCTGGGTTCAGAAGCTCCAGATCTGTGCAGTAAGATCCAGGTTCAGTCGGTCAGTCCACCGCAGCAGACCTCGCCGCCCGCCGCAGacgagccagagacagacgccgacacacacacactgctggagcCCAAAACTGACATACACACACTGCTGCAGAGGAGCG GACTGTCTGGCAGCATGAACTACGACGAGGCCAGCGAGGAAGACGATGATGAAGCTGAAGAGCGAAGCCGATCGCTGTCGCCGAACACAGAGAGCACTCGTCCTGCGTCGGCCTCCAGCAGCAAATCCACCACG GAGTGTGTCCCGCTGGGTTCTCCGTCGGCTGAGGGCTCCTCCATTGAGGTGGATAATCTGGAGGAGTTTGTGCTCCGTCCGGCTCCGAGGGGGGTCACCGTCAAGTGCCGCATCTCACGGGACAAGAAGGGCATGGACCGCGGTCTCTATCCCACGTATTATATGCACCTGGAGAGAGAAGACGGCAAGAAG gtgttCTTACTGGCCGGACGCAAGAGGAAAAAGAGCAAAACATCCAACTATCTGATCTCTGTGGACGCCACAGATCTGTCCCGTGAGGGCGAGAGCTTCATAGGAAAACTGAG GTCTAATCTGATGGGAACCAAGTTTACGGTGTACGATAATGGCACGAATCCCACGAAAACCCCCGGAGCGCTGCTGGAGGAAACCAACACTCGGCAGGAGCTCGCTGCCATCTGTTAC gagaCCAATGTTCTGGGCTTCAAAGGGCCACGGAAGATGACCGTCATCATTCCTGGGATGAACATGAACTTCGAGCGTGTTCCGGTTCGTCCGgcgtgt gagCAGGAGTCTCTGCTGAGTAAATGGCAGAATCACTCGCTGGAGAATCTGATCGAGCTGCACAATAAAGCGCCGGTGTGGAATGACGACACACAGTCTTACGTGCTCAACTTCCACGGCAGAGTCACACAGGCCTCCGTCAAGAACTTCCAGATCGTCCACGATAACGACC CTGATTACATCGTGATGCAGTTTGGTCGTGTGGCGGAGGACATCTTCACTCTGGACTTTAACTACCCCATGTGTGCCCTGCAGGCCTTTGCTATCGGCCTGTCCAGCTTCGACAGCAAACTGGCCTGCGAGTGa